One Gordonia sp. SID5947 genomic region harbors:
- a CDS encoding nucleoside/nucleotide kinase family protein, translating into MSVLTDLDDVLAARAGERIVVGVTGPPGSGKTSLARGLTDHYRRLHGDGFVGHLPMDGFHLADRVLAQLGRSERKGAPDTFDVDGYIALLTRVIGADRDVYAPDFDHSAGEPVAAALVLPATAGLIVTEGNYLALDGRWSPVADLLTRLYYVDAPTRLRRNRLVSRHVAAGRSTEAARAWVENVDEPNAALVANTRDRADLVVDGTAPLF; encoded by the coding sequence GTGTCCGTCCTGACCGACCTCGACGATGTGCTCGCCGCCCGCGCCGGCGAGCGCATCGTGGTCGGCGTGACCGGTCCGCCCGGATCGGGCAAGACGTCGCTGGCGCGCGGTCTCACCGACCACTATCGGAGATTGCACGGCGATGGTTTCGTCGGCCATCTCCCGATGGACGGGTTCCATCTCGCCGATCGCGTTCTCGCACAATTGGGCCGATCCGAACGCAAAGGCGCACCGGACACCTTCGACGTGGACGGCTACATCGCGCTGCTGACCCGTGTGATCGGGGCGGACCGCGACGTCTACGCCCCCGACTTCGACCACAGCGCAGGCGAGCCGGTCGCCGCGGCGCTCGTGCTGCCGGCGACGGCGGGCCTCATCGTCACCGAGGGCAACTACTTGGCCCTCGACGGACGATGGTCACCGGTCGCCGATCTGCTCACCCGGTTGTATTACGTGGACGCGCCGACCCGCCTGCGCCGGAATCGGTTGGTATCCCGCCACGTCGCCGCGGGCAGATCGACCGAAGCTGCCCGCGCGTGGGTCGAGAACGTCGACGAGCCGAACGCGGCGCTCGTCGCGAACACCCGGGATCGCGCGGACCTCGTCGTCGATGGCACGGCCCCGCTCTTCTGA